A segment of the Zalophus californianus isolate mZalCal1 chromosome 3, mZalCal1.pri.v2, whole genome shotgun sequence genome:
CAACCCAGTgggtggaaggggcaggggaggctgggaggtggcGACCACTGGCCGCCACTGACACAGACGAGCAAGCCCTGAGACCATGGGAAGCGGCTGTAGAACACACACGGAGCAGGCACTCGTGAGGGGTACCCACTTTCTCCCCCGGGTCAAATCCCCTCAAGGTCTTTATTTTAAACCACGTACAGCTGTGACTTCCACAGCATCCATGAACAAGAGAACACTAGCTCACTTACTTAAAAAGTCACGTCAACAGTTCTGGCTTCGTAAATTGTGGAACATTCACACGGCAAAACACGACAGTATTTGTGGACGGGAGGAGGTGAGTCAGCGTGACAATGATGTGCTTGACGACAACGGCGTGGGAAACGGAaggatcaggggtgcctgggtggctccgtctgttaagcacctgccttcagctcaggtcctgagatcgagccccacatcgggctccctctccctctgctccccctgcttgtgttccctccctcgctgtgtctctctctgttagataaataaataaaatctttaaaaaaaagaaaagaaatacagaaaacgGAAGAATCAAGTCGGACCTGAGCGGTAGGATCCCATTTATCTAACTGATGACGACGGGTTTGTGCATCTTCGTGTGAACAGAAGTGAAGATGCCCACCAGACATGCAGCTATTCCGACTCCACACATGTGCATCTTTTCTTGTACAATTAACACGTTGTCCGACTGCTTTCAGACTTGACCAAAACCAGTGaagaattttcaaatatgcattCAAACACAACTTCATTTGGCAACGAGGTCCCGACTGGCTGCCGGTGCGGCTCCCGGGCAGGCAGGTCCCCGCTGAGCTAGTGCTACAGAGGACACCCGGCCACAGCCTCCTCGCCCAGGGGCCCTCAAGGACCCGGGCCCAGGAGGGACCGCAGCATCCCACGCTTGGCCGCGGGCCAGGCCAGCCCTGCACACAACCCATCTCTGTAGCAAGCAGCTGGGATGTGACCAACACTTTGGGGGGAATGGAATAAGAtgtgttgtgctctctctccaggGGTGACCTTGAGGCCGGATGTCTACGGGGAGAAAGGCCTGGACATCTCCTACAACGTCTCTGACAACAGGACCTGGGTGGGCCTCGTGCACACGCTCCACGGCTTCTTGGCAGGTGACGTTTAACACGCTTCCCGCCTGTTCTTCCCTCTTCTAAGCCAATTTCATGGAGGGCTGTGGGCTCCGCCACCCTCCCGCCAGCCCCAGGTGGCTGTGGTTGGCGGTCGGCACCCATAGGCGCGGTCTGTCCCAGCAGGCTACTCGCCAGCGTCCCAGGAGGACAGCATCAACTGCACCTCCGAGAAGTACTTCTTCCAGGATAGCTTCCGGGCCCCAAACCACACCAAGTTCTCCTGCAAGTTCACGGCAGACACACTGCAAAACTGCTCAGGCCTGACGGACCCCAACTTCGGCTTCGCGGAAGGAAAGCCGTGCTTTATCATTAAGATGAACAGGGTGAGTGCGGAGGAGCTGCAGACCCCTGACCCAGCCATGGCCTGGAGGGGCCAGGGTGCCTGGTCCTCACGTGACCCCATGCATCCCTGTGCAGGGGTCCaggctggcagggctgggacaCGCACCGCAGCCCCCTCCTACCCTGCACCTTCGCTCAGCGTGCACCTGTCATGTTGGCTCAGGAGCTGACCTTCCCCCAAATACAACCTGAGCTCAGCGCAGACATGGCCCTGACTTCATGCTCTGCGGCACCTGCACACTGAGCAGCAGAGTCTGAGCTGCTCAGGGCGGCCACATGCACACAAAAGCTTGACAGCAGCCGGGCTGTGTCAGGTACCACAAGGACAGCTGGGAACCATCCCAAGCAGAGGTTCTCACTCTGGGCCAGGGACCCTCTGCCGGGCACGAGGGAGACTGAACAGGCCAGTGCAAGGAAACCACAGGAGGGCATGGTCCATCCAGCCTCGGGGTGCAGGGCAGGGGGACATCCCCCTGGAGGCCAAGGAGggcaagaggggagggggaatCTCTGCTCCATGGCGGCCAGCGGGCGCGCAGTACTAAGAGGCTTCCTTCCCAAGAGTCCTAGGACAGCCACGCATCTGTGAACGGCACACACTCCTGGGTCCCCGCTGGGTCTTGACGCTGCCTGGCGGGGGAAGCTGTGCACACCAAGGCAGGAGTGTGGGGAGGGCGCCAGGCACAAGCAGGCACACACCAGGGCCGGGACCCAGGAGGCCAAGAGAGCACGACATGGGAGCAGCGAGGTGGGCACCTCAGGGCACCCATTTCAGGGCACTGCGGAGCACTAGAGAGGGGTGGCCACGGCTCGGACCCTCTCATCCAGCCCTGCCACGTGCCGGCAGCCAAGACCATGTGGGGCAGGGCTCTGGCTCTGAAGGAGGTGCCGGCAGCAGCCCCAGCCTGGACGGGCCACTCACACACACAGCCGGGGGGAGAGCTACCAGGACGCCCTTTCCTTCCAGATCGTGAACTTCCTCCCCAGCAACAGCACGGCGCCCAAAGTGGACTGCGCCTTCCTGGTGAGTGCACGGCCGCACCAGAGCCGCTTTCCCCCAAGTTCCCCTCACAGCCACACGAACCATCCCTTAGAGCAGCTTTACTGCAGGGAACAAGAACCTAGGAAGAAAAATTGATtcttttcactgttttgtttCAAGGAGCATCTGGGACAGCGTATCACTAACACCCTTACACGTATTTGGTGGCAATTTGGAAAAACCTGCTAAGAGCTGGCATTAATTTCTCAAAACCAGTTTTAAATCCCAACACCAAAAAATCAAATGTGTCTTCATGGACTATTTTGTAACGATTGTTTTCCGGACCAAAGGCTCCCTGCTATTAGCGGCAgcgccccaccccccagagccGCCTCGCTGTGGGTGAGGCTCTGCCTCGGTCTGTGTCCTTCTGCAGTCACTCGACCACACGTGGGGGCTGACTTGAGCTCTTAACAGACACAAAGTGCCCTCCATCCGTGCTTGGGCAAGCTCCAGCTAACCGCCAGGCAATCCGGGCAATCTGCACACACGCAGACACAGGCAGACACGCCCAGATACACGCACACGCTCCCAGACCCTGCCCCACTCAGGCCGTGGTCTCTCCACTCGCCCCCAGGACCAGCACAAGAATGCCCGGCCCCTGCAGGCGGAGTACTACCCGCCCAACGGCACCTTCAGCCTCCACTACTTCCCCTACTACGGGAAGAAAGCGCAGGTAGGTTTGCTTCTCGTTCCCCAGACAACAGCTGCAGAATCGTCTCAGATTTAACAATGACTAGCAAAAGGATTTCAATCAGTTAAGGATTTGAACTGATTTCAATCGGTTACACAAATGAAACAAAGGTGACTGCAGCCCTCTGGGTGTTTCTCAAAAACACCAGCTCCCCGGCAAAACACAAACACCAAACCTAACGCTTTCACTTTCCCAGAGTTTCCCAAATCCCTTTCGACAACAATATACCCATTTTCATCAAATATAATTTGAACCCGAATTTGTCCCTGGTGCTATCCCCCTACCCCAGACTGGCTCTCCTCGTCCCTGATGGAGAGAGTGAGTGCCCCCATGATGGGTGTGGGTGGACTGGGCAGGCGGGCTGTCTCTGTGCCGGCCGACTGGTCCCAGCCACACGGTCTCTGACGCTCTCCTCCCCTGTCTTCCCACACGTGCCCCAGCCCCACTACAGCAACCCTCTGGTCGCCGCGAAGCTTCTCAACGTCCCCAAAAACACAGAAGTTCTCATCGTGTGCAAGATCCTGGCAGACCACGTGACGTTTGACAACCCCCATGACCCCTTCGAAGGGAAAGTGGAGTTCAAGCTCAACATTCAGCAgtagggggggggggggcctgcccTGCGGGCCCCACCAACTACAGACCCAGCTGCCACTGCTCCCCACCAGACCTCCGACACTCTGCGGCCCAGGAACGGCAGGCAGGAACCTGTGCCCCCAGAGCTTAGTGTAGAGTCGGCGGCCTCTCACTAAATCCTTTCTGCTCTCCGACCCCGAATCTGTAGCTAGGATAACAACACTGGGCCGTGATAACCCCGAGGCAGCAGCAATCCAACTAACAAGACCCTAAAGATCGTTCCAAGCCGACTTCACGCTCCTCACTATACCTTCGTTTTTCTAACATTGATGAACTCCCGGTACCCGCGTCAACATGAAGACTGCTCACGCTCTCAGAGAACACGGCCTTATGAGAACAGGCATTCTGACGGTTTGCTCTTAAAAAATGGAATTCctgaactgtaaaaataaaacattaaagtcATTCTTATTCTATGTGAAACAGTTATGTCTTTTCtgataagagaaaatataacaaaatcactttttctttaaaaatcttctgAAAGTTTCACACCCCCGTTAGCAAAATTCAGACGAGGCTGGAGGGGGGCCGCCCCCGAGAACTCACGCAGCTGCAAGAGGTGAGCGGGTGAGGCGTGAGGGCATCATGCATGGGGTGGGGTCCAAGCCCCCGAGGAAGCCACAGACCCGAGCCCACCCTCCAACACCCAGGGACGGACGGGCGGATCACTCCAGGCCCTGTGCAAAATCCCGGAACGAGAGCATTCTGATCAAACCAACCTGCTCTCCCGGAGCGCCCCCTCCAGCCCAGCCACCGTGCGACCTGGTGACCTAATCCCACACAAGCACCAGTGCAACGCTGCCACCCACGGAGCGACACAGCCCCACGCAGCTAGGGTGGGAGACCTCAGACCCCCCGAGGATAGGCAGAGTCACGCCCCCAGGAGCCGGATGCCCGCCCGTGTCACTTCAACAGGTCCTGCAGGGAGGCCGCCTCAGGCCTGTGGGCAGACAGCAGCCAGTGAGCAGCAGAACTCGCCGGCCGCAGTCGCCTGCCCCCCGCCCTCCAGCTCCTGCTGCCCTCAGGACCGTGAGTCACGAGTGGCAAGAAAGGACCAGCTGTCACTACATGGCACCACGGACGCCCCTCTGAGGCCTATCTCCCCTATTCGTACGACACTCTGCTGTCCTTTCTTACCTTACAACCTTACTCCTGAAAGTCAAACCCCTGGAATCAGTCTCAACCCCAGGGCTCAGGAAGAAGGCGGGGGCCGCCGTCCGCGGGGCGGGCAAGGGAGGGCAGGAGCACTTCGGCATGTCCACCGGGCCCCCCTCTGGCCTGGCAACCACCCCTCGCTCAGCAAGAAGACGGACACAGAAGATAAAGTAACTTGTGGACAAGAATCCTGAATTAGAGGAACACAGAGCTTGTTTAAAATGCCCATGCGcgttttattaataaaaactaacAGTGCCAAGTTAAACAAGTCAAACAATTAAAGTCTCTTTATATTccataaaatattacagaaaagttTATTTGTGTTTCAATAAAAAGACTATTGTTTAGAACAGGCAGCTGACAGCAACTGTGCGGTTAATGGTTCTttgtgaataaattttaaaagggacTACTGCCTGTCctgaaattcctttttctttttataaaaaaagaactattaaaaatgaTTGACAAATTCTGAgttaaaaaactgttagaacatTCTCTCTATTTAACGTCAACTTCATCATAGATTACAGGAAGATGCTCATGAAACAAAGACGATGTTTGTTTCCGTTCGTGTCCTCAGATGACAGACGTGTGGGCCTGTAAACACGGACACGAGAGTCCACGCCCGCCTGTGAGAAATCAGGCGGGCCTCCACGAGCACGTGCGCCCGAGCCTTCCACCGCTCTCACAGCTGCACCGGCGCGGCAGGCAACTtgaccaaacaaaacaaaacaaagaacttcGCAATTTCGCTGCaacatagagaaaaaagaagtataaactCGATGGAATCACACAGTCAATAtaatttaagggaaaataaagtCATGATACAGTTAATGGCGCTGGACGCTGAAGAGCAGAGCCCGCCGCTGGCCGGGCTGCGGACGCCCCGAGGTGCGACGGCATCGGGAGGGAGCCGCTCGCCCCCAGCGCTGCACCGCTCCCGACGCGCGGCAGACCCGGGCCGCGCAACCCGGCGGGGCGCGTGGGCGACGGGGACCGAGCGCCCCGGCTCCGGcgcactcagcagggagggaGCAAAGTGAGCTCTGAACGAGAAACAGACGCGAAAACGAAACGCCAGACAGTGAGGAAAGGCCCTGTGCCGCCGCTGACGTGGAAGCGCACCGCAGCTCACCCGAGACCCCGCGGGGCACGGCCCTCGCCCGCCGGCCAGAGCCGCGCACACAGCCGGGCCACGGCTCGCGGCCAGCGCCCGGGAGGGAGGCCGAGAGGAAGCAGACGGCCGCGGCGGAAGCAGTCTCTCCCGGCGCGGCCGCGGGGGGCCGCGGGGGGCCGCGGGCGCCGTCAGTCCTCCTCCTCGTTCTCGTTGAAGTCGTcgtcctcctcctcgtcctccccGACGCAGGACACGGGGGTCTCCACCCGCGAGCCGCTGTACTGGGACCCACTGGAGCTCGTGGCCAGCGTGCCGTCCGCACCATTGGTCAGGTCGCTGTGAGGACGAGGCGAGACGAGGCGGTCAGGCAGAGCACCAGCGACCCCAACACCCCGCCGGGGCCCCGCCTCCACGACACACAACAACTGGAACAAGGCAGCACCAGCCCCCGGGGTCGCTGGCTACGTCACACACAGAACCCCACGTGCTCAGGCTGGAAAACCACAGCTCTTCTTCCAGGCCTGGTACTTGTGGCGGCCTTgatctctggggggggggggggggtgaggggttaGGAAAAGGGGCCCCAGGAAAGGACAGAGGACCCTCCAAAGCAAGGCTCCCCAGACAGCAGCGCGTGGGAGGTGCCCAGCAAGGTGCGTGTGCACGTGTATGCGCAtgttgtgtgtgggtgtgcgcgCACAGCTGTGTGCACGTGCCATGTGTGTGGCTGTGCATGCGCATGCAggtgttgggtgtgtgtgtgtgactgatGAGTGATGCTGTGTCATGCATATGTCAACGACACCCGGGCCCCACCCTCAGCTCCTCTGGCCCCAGGGCAGAGCTCAGGAAACTGAGCTGAGACAGGTGAGCCTCACACAGCTGCTCTGCAACCTGAACTCCAGAATCAACTCCAAGGACCCCACAGCTGTCTACCGTCTCACGAAATGGCACTTGCTGAAAGGCTGTGGGGCTGGCAGGGTGGAGCCCAAGGGCGCAGGGGGGCAGAGCTGCAGGGCCGGGTGCTGTTGGGAAGCAGGCCGCTCGGCCCTACACTCTGTCTTCAGACGGGTGTCTGGAACCCGTCTACGCTGCCACTGTGCCCCTGGGAGTCTCGACAGGGGACATCTAACCACCTCCATCACGCCTGCAGTGGGCCTACTAGCATCTGAGCCCCAGGGTGCCGCTAAACAGCTCACAAAGCACATGGCAGCGCGCGAGAGAGtcatctggccccaaatgtcaacagcgCCTCAGGCAAGGCCATGGCCTAGAACAGAGAGATTCTAAAAGCCAGGATCCTGAGGAAAAACTTCTAGGTTCAGCCAcctcccagcacctggcacagtgggTCAGACACCATCTTGGGGCACCGGCAGCTGACAGCCCGTACCCACAAGATGCACACGTCCACCCCGACGTATAATCTGCTCAGACAGTTGTCATCAAAACTCATTGTGATTTTGTAGTATTTGAGCAACAAGAAAACGTATTCTAAGAAACATCAGATACTAAAGGGATACCAGTCTAGAATTTAAAGCTCAACAGAGACCCTCCAGATTCAAGCCGGACACTTACCACAAGCACACAGGGGTTTAGGGTCATGCCAGGAGAAGCCCCGCACCCAGCATCCTCTCTGCTACTCAACTGGAATGCCTCCAGCCACCGGCCTCAACATGACAGGATACAAAAGGACAGAACCACCCAGGAGACTGCTGTTCTACCCTCGAAAAAGAGGAGGTTTGGGGCGTGGGCTGACCGACGAGCAGGGCTCTCATTGGGTAACGCAGCGGGGGGCCCCAAGTGTACGGCACCCACACCTACCACAAGCCAGAGCTAGGGCGCCAAGAAACGCTTTTCTTTACACACAAccatatgtgtatgttttttacTAGTATTTAGTAACAACATATGGTAAAAACTATTAAATGTTAGGCTTCAAAGAGCCTTGAGAAAGGAACTCTGCATCTGTGAAATTCAGCCCAGCAAGAAAGTCAGAAAGGGTAAAAAAATTTAGCCATAAAGCTGCTTCAAAATTTGCATCTTTTCCTACAAGCGGGAACAACCTAACTGCCCAAGAAATTATTGTGCCTTCATAAAATAATGCCAGCTTCTACACTGGTTTTTTTCTGAAATGGTAGTGAATTTACTTGCCTCGTTATAAACCCAATGTGAGTCTCCGGAACTTGAATCAATACCCAAATCCTGTCTCTTGGAATAACCAGTGCTCAGCATCTCACAGACTGACctccacacacacgcacagcGAGAGGGTTACAGTTAAAAACTGGGCTGATCTCTGCCCAAACCTGACCCAGGCCAGATACCCCACAAAGGACTTCAGTGACAACCCCGTGGCCGTCCAACTCACAGCGCAGGCCGGGAGCCTCACCCGTGTCACAGAACCCTGGAGCGTGAGACAGCCACAGAGCACCGCATCACCCTTTTGCAGATCAATCCATTTTGTTGAATCTACAGACTGCTAATCTATCTCTTATTTCAAGAAATTAAACATCTATTAATACTTAGGACTGATATACGGTAATATGTATAACACAATATGACGTGAAAGTTAATAAAACCATTGTTCTGTCAATACTTAATACGGAAATTATCTTAcactaatctttaaaaaactcagATAAATACCCAGGGACGATATAATTCTGCTTTGGGGGACAGCCAGGTCAAAGGCTAACACCTGTTGATTTACACAATAAAACTCCTTCagttacacagaaaaaaatacatacagtaaCTAGTAAAGTGAAAAGGGGGGTTGCCTGgccagttggtgaagcatctgccttcggctcaggccatgatcccagggtcctgggatcgagccccgcagggaatctgcttctccctctccctctgccgctaccccctccccagctcatgctctctctctcttgctcaaataaaatcttaaaaaaaaaaaaaaaaaaaagaacaaagcagagaaCAAAATTTTATGTACGGTGTGACCTCAAGTGTGTTCACGTCAAGTGTGTTAAGCAGAAGTAGGAAACACAGATGGAGAAACTCCCCGTCCCTCAGGCTACCTGCAGGGGGGCTCAGGAAGTCTGGGCCCCAGTGCACCgcatgctactttttaaaaaataaaagtcacatgtCACTTTGAAGTTTTAGGGGGAAGAAACCATAAGAAAGAGGCTCCTGTGCACCCAGGATACAAGCCACAGCGGGCCTTTGGGGCGCACAGCTCAAGAGGAGCCCTGGCTGGGAGTGGCCGATGCCGACACCACGGCCAGACTGGGGTCCCCCATCCACGCAAGGAGCCAGCCGGGCCGGAGGAGGGGCTGCCTACAGGAGGGCCCAGGCCCCACTCGGCCCAGAGCCGCAGTCACCTGGCAGAAAGCCTTGTGCCATTCGAGGTCGAAACCGATGACGTGACGAACACCCCTCCAACTGATCCCTGAGCCATCTCTGAAAAGACAAGAACACAAAGCAAAGGTCACAAGAGGCTCACGTTGCCATGAGGCGGGTACGGGCCAGAGAGCTGACCAGCCACTGGTTTCTCTGCCGGGACACCGGCCATCCTCCCAAGAAGGCACCCCATCCTGAATTTACGCGACACTGCCGGAAAGTGGAAAGCGGGGCCGCAGGCGGGAGGACCCCGACTCCCCATCCTGGGAGACAGCACGCACAGGAGCGTGGCCAGCGTCGGGGGCTTCTATGGCATGCCGGCTGGGACGCCTGCCGACAGCTGCTACAGTCTGATGCAGCCCAGCGGCTAGGGGGGTGGCCCACAGCACGGAGCGGGGCAGGCCCAGCAGCTTTCTCACCACAAAGCACCTGCCCTGTGGCCACGCCCCCACCGCCCCACAAAGGCCTCCCAGGAGGTAAGGGCGGCAAGAGAAGCAGAGTGCAGCTGCCCAAGCAAACACCTCCTCAGCCCCGCGTCAGGAGGAGGCGCAGAGACCCCCTCGGAGGCTCTTCTGGGTTACCTGCCCACGCAGGCCACCCACCCACCTCGGGGGAGCCGCCACGCCCTCTGAGAATTCCAGTCTCTCCCTACTTGAACCCGGAAGGTGAAATCTTAACTTAACACCTTCATCACATAAACCACACCGACAAACCCACAAAATGCCAACGTGGCCTCCACGCACCACAGTCCCCACAGGCAtcctgccagccacccccagcacccccatccccacggcccctccccccaatcgGCTGTCTCCACTCTTGGTGCCAAGTGCAGAGGCGGCCTCAGCAAAGGCGGGCCACACATCCAGAGTGGGGTCTGGCCCCGCGGCCACCAAGGGAACCAGACACGACGGACCTGTCACGTAGGGTTCCAGCGCTTTCGGCACCAAACTTCTCGCCATCTTCAGGTCTTCGGCGGAGCAACTTCCAGACTCCAGCCCACAGGCCATCCCCATGCGCTTCAGCACCTCTATGTCATCATGGATCTCAAACGTGTTGTCAAAGTTGAACAGATACTCGAACCTGGGGGACAAAGTCACCATCAGAAAAGGAGCCACTTGCCATGTTCATCGCCGCGCAGGGCCCCGAGCAGAGACGCCCCACTCAGCCCAacctcccccggccccccccaCTTCATCTGGCACCCTCCAAATCCCATCCACTCAGAAGCGGTGGCGCATGACAAAGCTCCATGGCCCAGGTGGCCCCCGAGCATGGGGCAGCCCACCTGCGCCCTGGTCGACAGTGAACACTGGCTGCTGTTTGTACAAGGGTTCAACGGCTCTGCTAGCAACAACCCTGAcagagtctgtttttcttttacaagatAAACACAAAACCAGGGTTGTGAGAAATAAGTCTATAACTTCGTTACGCTACAAGACTCTTCAACAATCAGATACTTCTACGAAGTGACGGACCTGCCGCTGACCGTGACGGTGTCATTCTCCACTGGCCTGAGGCTCAGCTGGGACCTCAGGGCGGGGGCCCACCTGTCATTGGACCTACTTGTCATTGGAAATGCTGCAATCGATCACAGTCTTCTTGCTGGTGTTGACGATGATGAAGGGCAGGTGGATGACGGAGTTGGGAGGCGGCGGCCGGCTGGCCTGCTGCTCCGCCTGGCGGTTCCTCTGCACCAGATTCTTGAAGGCAATTTGCTATAAAAGATGAGCCACCAGCACGTGCTCACACCAGCTGCCACCAACCTAAAGCCTTGTCCGTGGGCGTGGTGGACGACCCCGCCCAGCCCCCCAGGGCAGCAAGGGGGGTTGGGCCCCTTGAGAGGTCGGAGCAGCTGGGGGATGCCAGGCCTGGTGCCGGCCAGGCAGAGCGCGCGCACCCTAAAACCAAACACCCCGAGGGGAACGGAGGCAGGCGACCACGCCACTAAGACAGAGACCTCTTCCAGGAGGGCTACGAGAAACGCGCCAATGCTGAAGCCACACCCTCCTGTCCCTTCCGTGTCCCGAGAAGGCGGACGTTCGGCTGAGCACCCGGAGCCTCCCAGAGCAGCAAGAGAAGTAGACCCGCGGGCACGGGGCTCTCTGGTGACACACACCTTCACGCTAATTCCCCTGCAGTTAAAGCCAGAAAACACCCCTCCCGCCACAGTGCCCCTCGAGGGGACCTGGGGCTCACAGCTTAGCAGGAGAGGCGGTGACTGGATCTTTTCTGTGACTGGATCCCTGCTGTGGATGCCGCAGGGAcctgaggaagaaagagggatCGCTGCCCGGCAGACGTGTGCCTGCTCTTCTCCTGCGTCCCTCGGCCCTGAGGCCGCTTCCCCCCCACTGAAGCACTCACTCCCTGCTCTGGATGCCTCTGCTGGGGCAGAGGAGTGACCCCGGTGCCCCCATGCCGAGTACACCCAGTGGGGCAAGACGCACACCCTCTGCCATGGTCTGCAGGTGCTGGGCCAGCACGTGTCCCCAGCCCCTCACTGACCCCTCCTGGCCTTTCCCCATGTTCAAACATCTCCCAACATCAGACACTACGCCTGTCCTCAGACCCTGCTACACGTCCCCACAGGGTCCCAGGGCTCCCCCATGCTCCCTCCACAGACACCTCAATAAATCGCTGCTAAGCCATGCTCCCTTCCTTGGCCAACCACCACTTCCATGGCGGCTGCCCCCACACCCCAGGCCCCCGCCAGACAGCACCACACGGCCTCGGTCCAGGGACCAGCCACCCCCGACAGCAGGGCCTGGTACACATCTCTATTTCTGCTTCCAACCCTGAATGGGCATCTCCAGGACCCTGCAGGGATGAGGGCCACACTTGGGGATATCTCTGCAGGTGCAAGGGATGGTGACACATGTCCACCATCCCACATGCTGACCCTTGACCCACAGTTGCATTTCACACCCCTGGTCTGGGGTCTGGTACTCAGAATGCACTTCATACCTGTCCCAAGGAAGCTTCACGTTGCTGCCTTCCAAGGGGCATCCCTCCCGCCATTTAGACTTTGTAACAAGCAGCACTCAAGCGGCATGTTCCCTTTCACATACACGCACTCTCTCTGGGAGTAAGGCCCACGCCTGTAAGAGTTCATGTCGACAACACCTGAGCAGAAGCTCAGCAGGTGCTTGTGAAATGTCCACTCAAACTCTCAAAGGAGAGATTCTCCACGGCGAACATGCACCAAGGCCGCAGACAGTACTGAACCCTGCTTATCTGCGTTTCCTCCTAGACCTGCGCTCTAGGACAGAGCTTGCAAGCAAGGAATGGTAAGAGATGGacagtaaggggcgcctggggggctcagtcgttaagcatctgccttcggctcaggtcatgatcccagggtcctgggatcgagccccgcgtcgggctccctgctcaccgggaagcctgcttctccctctcccactccccctgcttgtgttccctctctcgctgtgtctctctgtcaaataaataaataaaaaatcttaaaaaaaaaaaaaaaaaagatggacagtAAGAGCAGAGTGGTTGGGACAACGCCCGGAGAAAAGCTGCGTGGACGCCCCTCCCGCCCTCCGTCCGCACAGGAAGAGGCGCAGGTGCGGGACGTGCTCTGGACCTTCCGA
Coding sequences within it:
- the ATP4B gene encoding potassium-transporting ATPase subunit beta produces the protein MAALQEQKSCSQRMEEFQRYCWNPDTGQMLGRTLSRWVWISLYYVAFYVVMTGVFALCIYTLMCTLDPYTPDYQDQLKSPGVTLRPDVYGEKGLDISYNVSDNRTWVGLVHTLHGFLAGYSPASQEDSINCTSEKYFFQDSFRAPNHTKFSCKFTADTLQNCSGLTDPNFGFAEGKPCFIIKMNRIVNFLPSNSTAPKVDCAFLDQHKNARPLQAEYYPPNGTFSLHYFPYYGKKAQPHYSNPLVAAKLLNVPKNTEVLIVCKILADHVTFDNPHDPFEGKVEFKLNIQQ